In Cryptomeria japonica chromosome 1, Sugi_1.0, whole genome shotgun sequence, the sequence AGGCTATAGATTTTAATTAGAtgtaaaacttgaaaaatcataTATACAAATCTAAATTTATTAGTACATCCAAAACACTTATCAATCCAAGAACCAAGGGTTCAGATGTTACATGATataatatcacacatttgcaaaaCCATATATTTTAAATAGAAAATCTATAAAACCTGCTTTCACCAAAATTGGATGTCATTCATATATCAACTTGAGCTACACATGACCTAGATACACAAACTTGAATCTATAACatattcaaaaataccaaaaaatctaAAACCACTAGATCTTCTATTTGAATGATGGAATGCCATAAATTCACATCATGCATATGCATGTAGACTCAAATCTCCATCAATTTGCAACTTACAAGAGTCTGTAGACTTATAATTACTAATGTGAAATTGACAAATCCACACATGCAGCTTGTGTATCCATTCATGGGGGTCTAGAATAACATAGATCTACAAAATTCAACTATATGTAGCCATAGGGGCTAATAATCTAGAGATTTCTCACACAATCAATGGACAAAACCAAGAACCCACCATAACCAAACCTCGCGAGACTAGAGGAAAATCCCACACTACCGAACATTGATCTCTAAGTAAAAAAATAGTACATTTAAAAAATCCAAGATCCTCTGCCTTATCCATTATGTAGTGCTTGTAATGAATGTTTTCCTAAAAATAAGATCAACTAAAAAAAAAACTTGAACATGTATTAAAATCTTAAATAAGACAAAACTTTTTAGAGCTAAAACCATGGTTTTGATATCAAATGTTAAAAGAATATATTTGCAAACCACTAAAATAGATAACCTCAAGACCAAGCCTAGACGCGAAATTTCTAGATGGTTTCTACATTAACCCTACAAAGAGTGAAATATAAGTATCTAATATACAAAAAATAGTAGCATTCTAGCATGTAAGACAACACTAAAATGGCAAAAATGTGAGAAGAAGAATTAAACCATAGATAAGTGTGATGTAAATATAATATAAGAAAAATTGGATAACCTTAGCCTAAAAAACACATACccccaattttttttattttttttaaaacaatgaatgcttttgactagagctatgaacctgTGAGGCCACTAATAGGGGACCTCATCCTCGACATTAACGCAACAACAATCGCCAAGACCCGTGAGCTCCCAATAGGAGACTTGACATAGGCCTTAACATTGTCAATTGACATTAATGCCGTTATCGTTGACAATCAACCTAgaggggatttgaaccttggtggcaccATTAACAataccacaacttaaccatcacattaCGAGATCAACCCCACACACTCCCAATGTATTATTAATTAGTAATATTACAATACATTCATGGGATTGTGTTAAAACAAACCCTTTAATATTGAAAGAAAACTAATAACATAACCCTACAAGAAATAATGCATAATATCTCCATCttaagaatttacaatatagactTAAGGAGGATACAAAAACCACCAAAAGATAGTATCATAGGCCTAAAATTCTCAAAACTCCATGGAAAAAATTATGATGACCCACCATAAAAGAGTGGCCCCCAAATAGAGCATTATTCCTCTTAGACAATGTCTTTAGCTATTATGACAGTCCCTGTTAGTCCACAAAAGCACTAATTACATCTCTTACATATCTTTACACTTGACTAATAACAACCAATCAAAAGATGCTCTTACTAGTCCACTATGAAGCTCCTTCATCATtactaattaaaataataattttaagccCTCATAGAATAACAAAATATTTACACATGTCCATATTTTCACATAGGTATCTCATTTTTTCCACTCCATGATTCTTTAAAAGATGCATACACAATTGTACTACATTAGACTTTAGAAGGTGCAAGGTGAATAACACATCTAATCTTAGTACCATCActtagagaacatcaaaattgttcattgCATCATCAACATTATATCAAATAGACTAGATAAAGTGTATGGTTGCTTGATATGTCTTTGATACTTATTCATACTACTACTTTGGTTCAAGaagattgaaaaaaaatgaaatacttATTTCATATCAAACTCCAATGATATTTGTAGATACCCACCACCATGTTGCAAATGTAGATTTAAATATTCAGGGTGAATAAGTTTTTCAAGGCCACCAATACATGAATCATTTACATATATAAATGATTAAATCTAAAAAAATGTAGACCGATTTTGTAGTCATGAAATTcaatcaaaacaaaataaaaactatCTTATAATTCgtcaatataatataattcaaaatttgaTTACAATGTATCATATTAGATTACTAAACACAATCTACAATAAAAATTCTCTAAACTACATACGAAACTTAATTACTATTCTTTTTTACCATTAAAAAGCATATTTATATTTGAATTGCAATCTCAACACATATCTAGAATTGGTGGTTATAATTGTTTGATTTATTGTTTTATCTATTCCTAGAAATATTAAATGGGGTGGTTCTTATTCTCTCAGGTATCCACAAGTAGAGTCCTCAATGTTTTAAGAATTCGAATCCCAATTTAGGAATAACATTATTCTTCCTCGAGAGTTACAAATCACAAGATAGGCGTCTGCAATAAGGGGCAACAATAAAAGTTCCCACCCAAAATATTATTCTCATGGTAGTTCAatttgaacacaaaaaaattgtaggaAATTGTACTATGATGTACTGGATTTAAGTTTTAGAGCCTTTGGGAATTACAAAATCTATAAATTGTCTGGTTCTATAATTCATCTTCTTATAATCTTTGGCTCCAACCAACTCAGATGAAGATCCATTAATGGTAGAATGTGAGATCCTTAGACGTTTCACAGACTCGACAAAGTTTCTGCAATAAAACATATATCAGAACCAGTTTTGAATTGTGAAGTTAAACATAATTAATATATAAGAGGAATGAAGGGCTTACTCCCATGGAGCATCGCCCAACAGCATCCAATCTCCATCCTTGTCCACGTAGGTCAATAAGTAATCAGATGCAGAATCTAGAAGCCGCCAATGGGTTGAATTTGAGTGCTTGTCTTTCACTGTATTTTTCTGTTTAGAGTGGAGTATAATGATGTGAGCGtgttaaaaaaaaatgatcttttatttcaatttttcaattttttagaaatAATAACAAGAGATAGAATTAAAGATTTGAACATGTTAACAAATATTACAGATAGAATCAAAAGTGTGAGCGTGTTAAAAAAAACTTACTTATGAACATCTTAACAAAATAAAAACTCTTACTAAAGAAAGTACTAAATGAAATAGTTTCTTTGGataaatgtatttaagatatcaATACTAGTTTAGAAAGAGTTGTATAACAATTACATGAATTTGAAATAGTTGTATAACAAATTGCATGTGATTCTTGAAAAGGTGAAAGTATAGCAAATTGCATGAGATTTTTTAAAAGGTGAAAGCATAGCAAAGATAAACTATTTTAAATGAATGAGAGTTTCTTATAGATGGGGGGCTGTTGAAACATATCCTCCACTGTCAGGGGCAGACTGTTGTATTTGTCCTGTGCATTCAGATCTACTTTCCTACCAATGGGAATGCCATCCATGAACGTTATATCTTCAAGGTGAAATTACATTTCATCATGAACATTATAATTGCTTGTTCAATAATCTCCTAATTGTACAATGACACATTTTTTTCAGTGCCCTATGCCATTCAATTGCATTTAGAATTGCATCTAATTTGAAGGTGTTTTTTCAGTGCCCTATGCCATTCAATTGCATTTAGAATTGCATCTAATTTGAAGGTATCTTGCTCCAGAGGAGCCTTTTTTGTTCTCTTTACTTCTCTTTTCATGATCCCtcttcctttatttttcctctttgagCTACCTTCTCCTTcacttcattttcttttcttttctctttttctcaactCAAAACCcttcacttcttcttcttcttcatcattattgtTAACCACTTTTATCTTTTCCCTTTTTGTTTGTTGCTTCTTCCTGGATTTCTTCTTCTCAACTATCTTCTCCTTCTCAAGTTTGACAGTTGTAAATATCTTTCTACTTGGTGGAGTTTGTGTTGCTATATAAGGTGTAGGAAGAGTGGCAGTAGCAATAATAGCCCTTACAATTCTTCTAAGTGTAGGCGGTGATTGTGAGACATTCGTAGTAGTTCTAGATGCCTCAACAAAGCCCTTAGGTTGTAAATCAAATCTCTTCTCCAAATTTTCTTTCATCTTCTCAAACTTTTCATCCACCTTTTTCTTAATTTGACTATTGAATATTTCCTCATGGGTTGCAAACCTTTTTACATTAGGATCTATAAGTTTGCTAATTAGTAACTCAACATGAACAACCTATTCATCTCCATCTCCAGTAAGTTCATATGATAATGTAGGGAGGGATCCAAGAAGtcctaggctcaacaacctccatataGCAGTTATCCTTGTCAACCATAAAGGTGATCACCTCCTTATATCTTTCTACAACCTCAACTAGTATTTTATGGCTCATTTGCATTTCACCTTGAAAGGTTTTGAAGAAACTCCAATAAGCGCTTTCCCATTCGGAAAGCTATGCACATGATTTAATATTTGTGATGCTACAGATAAATTTGTTCTCCAGACAACATTCCCCCCACCAAGCaattcattcatgaaatatagcatTAAATAGATGATTAAAGATCCATATCGGAATGGGTACTTTATCTCCTTGGTCTTTTGCAAATTATCCATCAATTGTTGTCTCAATAACTCACATAGGTCAAATATTTGCCTTCCCTGACCATTGGTACGCTGTATGTATGGCAGTAGCAGAAGCAGAACCTTCTCTGAAATCTTATAGAAAATGCCCATAGAGGCATACTAAACACTCAAATTAACAATGTTATCAATGGTAAGTGCCCTGTTATCAAACTGTGCTCTGATTAACCTAGAAACCACatcattcttcatagatttcaaTGCAATGACATCTCCTGTAGAACAGGATCCTATCATTTCCCTAATTGCTTCCTTCGTTATCATGTAGGGCTAGTCTGACCAAATGAATTGTTCATGTATATGACTCAATACAATTATGATAATCTCCTCTTCATAGAACATGGGGAAATAACTCTAGACATCCAATTTATTTTCTTCTAGATGGATGCACTCTAGTTTCAACATGAACTCATCATCCAACAAATATTTGTCTATGAAATCTACCATTTTTGTGTGATTGTACTCTTCCATGCGAGCATGAATGTAAATTCAAACATCCTTAGTGTGAATAACGTTGATCAACATGTGAGAAAATGCCCTACTAATGTCGTTCATGATGGATTTGAATGGTCATTTCTTGAATGGGGGACTTGGCTTATCTGCAATGTCTATAACCCTAGGAGTATCCATTTTCAACTTCTCAACCTAGGGTTTGTAGAGACTACTGAGAAATACCTAGAAATCTGATGACTAGGTTTTGCACGAATGCACTTGCAAGTTCTCTTCGCTCCTTAGCTCCTTaattgcttttgaatgctttgaatgAGGTAAAAAATGACCAAGTGTGGCCTCTATACTTCTCCCATCTGTTGCATTAATTCTTTATTAGGTGTTAGCAGCTTTTAACCCTTCTGGTATAAAACTGATCAATCAAACTCTCTGTAATCCTCCACAATGAAGTCATTTGATCTAGAAATAAAACCAAATGACTTAGCATCACTTCAGCAATATGCCCAAATCATCTTGACTGATATGCTGAAGATCTCAACATCTACACTTCATAAGGGGTCTGGAAAAATTTGCAAGCACAACTCTCCTTGAAATAATACCTTTTCAATTTAGTTTCTGGAAGAACCATCTGCACCATCCAACGATACATGTCCATCGTTCACCTCATTGTCTTTCTTTCCTTTTCACTTCTTAATCCATATCTTTTccatctctttcttcatttaagcCGGATCAACCGTCTTTTTGTGGAATAGAAGACCTAATATTCTTTcgtatgcaaaatttagcaatatgtccctgTTTGTTGCAGTTATAACATGTAATGCCATGTTGCAGAACATTTGCACTCTCCTTCACATTAGATCTATAGTCAACAATCTTATGTTCAAACTTGTTGCATATATAACCATTGAAAGATTGAGCATTCCTAGCATTGTTCACATTCATGAAACCATTCCCCATCACTCTACTTTTGCATTCATTTGCTTTATGATCAAATTTGTTGCAAGTATAACACTGtctattaaatataaataaatacatgAAAAAATTGGACAACCTTAGCTTAAAAAGCCCACACACCCAATGCATTATTTATTAGTAATGTTACAATACATTCATAGAGTTGTTGTGTACAATACACTATTTAATATAAGAGTAAAACTAATAACATAACTATACAAGAAATAATGCATGATTTCTCCATCTCAAGAATTTAATATATAGACTTGAGGAGGATAGGAAAACCATTAAAAGACGGTATCATAGGCTTAAAATTCCCAAAATTCTATTGAAAATGTTCTCATTAACCCATCATAGAAGAGTGGCCCCCGAAATAGAGTATAACTCCTCTTATACAACATCTTTAGCTTTTATGACCTTAGGCATGTCATACATAACTACCAAGTAGTCCACAAAAGCACTAATTACATCTCTTACACACCTTTACACCTGATTAATAGCAACCCGTCAAAAGATGCTTTTACTAGTCCACTATGTAACTCCTTCATCATTTCTCATTATAATACTATTTTCAAGTCTTCATAGAAAAATAAAAGAATCATAAATGGCCATACCTTTACATAGGTGTCTCATTTTGTCCACTCCATGATTCTAAAGATGCATACACAATTGTACTATATTTGCCACACACCCAATTTATTATTTATTAGTAATGTTACAATGCATTCATAGAGTTGTTGTGTATAATACACTCTTTAATATTGGACATTATTCTAAAGATGCATACACAATTGTACTATTTTTGCCACACACCCAATGTATTATTTATTAGTAATGTTACAATGCATTCATAGAGTTGTTGTGTATAATACACTCTTTAATATTGGAGTAAAACTAATAACGtaactatacaaaaaataatgcATAATATCTCCATCTCAAGGATTTAAAGGATTTAATATATAGACTCAAGGATTTAAAGGATTTAATATATAGACTCAAGGAGGATAGGAAAACCACCAAAAGACAATATCATAGGCCTAAAATTCTCAAAATACTATTGAAAATGTTCTAATTAACCCATCATAGAAGAGTGGCCCCCAAAATAGAGCATAACTCCTCTTATACAATATCTTTAGCTTTTATGACCTCAGGCATCATACATAACTACCAATCAATCCACAAAAGCACTAATTACATCTCTTACATACTTTACACTTGATTAATCAAAATATGCCTTTACTAGTCCCCTATGTAGCTCCTCCATCATTTCTCATTATAATACTATTTCCAActcttcaaagaaaaataaaataatcataTATGTCCATACCTTTACATCAGTGTCTCATTTTGTCCACTCCATGATTCTAAAGATGCATACACAATTGTACTATATTAATAATCATATATACAATTGTACCATATTAATAATCATATATGTCCATACCTTTACATAAGTGTCCATTTTGTCCACTCCATGATTCTAAAGATGCATACACAATTGTACTATATTTGATCTTAGGAGATGCAAGGTGAATAATACATCTAATCTTAGTATTATCACTTAGAGAACATCATAATAATTCGTTGCATCATCAAAATGATATCAATAGACTAGATAGAGTGTATGGACTAGATTTTGATATCAATAGACTGATAGAGTGTTTGGACTAGATAGAATGTATGGTTGCTTGGTAAGTCTTTGATCATTATTCATACTACTTTGGTTCAAaaagattgaaaacaatgaaataaTCATTTCATATCAAACTCCAACAATATTTGTAGATACCCACCACCATGTTGCAAATATAGATTTAAATATTCAAGGTGAATAAGTTTTTCCAAACCACCAATACATGAGTCATTTACATATATAAATGTTTTTAAATCTATAAACATGTATACCGATTTTGAAGTCGTGAAATTCAAtctaaataataacaaaaaaaataaaaattcttataGTTTGTCAATATAAATAAATTGAAATTTGATAACAAGCTATCATATTAGATCTCTATACAGAATCTACAATCTAGAATTGGTGGTTATAATTGTTTGATTAATTGTTTTATCTATCCCCCATATTTTATATGGGCTGGTTCTTATTCTCTCAAAGGTATCCACAAGAAGAGTCATCAATGTTTTAAGAATTCGAATCCCAATTTAGGAGTAACATTATTCCTTCTCGAGAGTTACAAATCACAAGATAGGCGTCTGCAATAAGGGGAAACAATAAAAGTTCCCACCCAAAATATTATTCTCATGGTAGCTCaatttgaacaaaaaaaaattgtaggaaATTGTACTATGATATGCACTGGATTTAAATTTTAGAGCCTTTGGGCATTTACAAAATCTATAAATTGTCTGGTTCTATAATTCATCTTCTTATAATCTTTAGCTCCAACCAACTCAGATGAAGATCCATTAATGGTAGAATGTGAGATCCTTAGACGTTTCACAGACTTGACAAAATTTCTGCAGTAAAACATATATCAGAACCACTTTTGAATTGTGAAGTTAAACATGATTAATATATATGAGAGGAATGAAGGGCTTACTCCCATGGAGCATCGCCCAACAGCATCCAATCTCCATCCTTGTCCACGTAGGTCAATAAGTAATCAGATGCAGAATCCAGAAGCCGCCCATTGCGCTCATCTTTCACTGTCATACAGAAGAAACAATTAATATCTAGAATGGAGTATAATGATGTGagtatgttcttttatttcaaaatCTTATGTTTCACAAGAAAGAGAATATGTAAACGTGTTAACAAAAATTCAGAATGTGGCTTTTAGTAGAATGAAAGAATGCAGGAGCATCAATTATTAAATGAAATGTGAGTGTGTTAATGAAAATTCGATAGAacatctactactaaatctattattaaatgaaaaaaagaaaaatgaaagtaagaaatagttttaattttagataattttgagatatttttttatagatgtatttaagatatttttttatagatgtatttaagatatttttTTATAGATGTACTAATTTGAGACAGTTAGGTGAAAGAGGTTAAAGCAAAGCAAAGATCAGCAATCAGCTATTTGGAATGAATGAGAGTTTCTTACAGATGGGGGGCAGTTGAAACATATTCTCCAGTGTTAGGGCCAGACTGTTGTAGCTGTTATGTGCATTCAGATCTACTTTCCTGCCAATGGGCATGCCATCCATGACTACTTTTACAAAGTTTGAGCCCCTTTTACACTCCACAGAAGTGCCACTGGTTGTCTCTTCCACATTTTCATGGGGAGGGGACCTTTGCTGAGCATAAACTGCATTTTTTCTGCATGTTTGAAGAGGAGGCCACCCCACAGCTGGAGTCCTGAGAGAGGAATGAATGTTGCCCTGCACCTGCTCACAAGAAGGTTCACACAATTGGAGGCTAACAACTCTCCTCTTCCTCTCCTCCTCCCCACCAATTGTCTCACTGTTAACTCTCTTCAATCTGCCCTTAAACCACCCACCATTACCCATTTCACTTAGCTGCTTCTGTTCTGCAGATTCCTTCACTGGCCCAACAGACTCATTGCCAGAAACCCTAGGATAGCCCTTTCCTGCAGACCCATCAATCAAACAAGTCAGATCACAAGCCCATAAAAAAGGCAGGAAATGAGAAATTGAAATAAGACATACCCATATTTGCAGAAGGAGAAAGGCTCAAGCACAAGCTTAGATCTGCTTCGCTCACACTCTGGTGGGTTTCTGCACTTGCAGAGGAATGCACAGAGAGGTGAGAAGATACATCAGAAGTAGTCATTTTGAAAGAATTTTTGTGGAAGGAAGTTGAGAATGATACAGTTGGTGAGGAGTGGAGGAAGAGGAAGATATAGGAGAGAAGAATGGACAAGGCGACCAGAAAAGCAGATGGCAGCAGGCAAGAGCTGCAGGTGTTGATGTGGGGGCAGCCATGCGTTTTCATGAGAAGGCAATAAACAAATCCCAGGGTGGCTGGTTGCCTTGCCTTGGGAGTGGCCGACATGGACATTCGCACGGATGGGAAACAAGGGTCCCTCCCTTTCTTTCTTTGCAGCTCACAACTGCCTCCTTCCCACTTGCCCACATCACTCTCTCCCCATCTTGCCGGGAACTTTACTCATTTCCACATCCTAATCATACCTAAGTTCATATGAGATGTATGGAGACAAGAGAAGCCACATCTACTTTTACTCTCACCTAACATATTATGTTTTCATGTCATTGTGTGAAAAATCTTTCATATCtaaattttgtaattttgaataTGTAAAATTATTTGTTCTATGGTACATTTGATTCGGTTTTTTATTTTGCTTTTAAAAGATATGATGGATTGTAAGTATGATCTTGTCTTCTATTTTAAAAATTCCTTTTTCTCATGTCAACAGTTAGAGGATATGACCATTGCTCATTCGTACGTTCAAAACCTCCTATTTTTCATGTCAACATGTAGAAGATATGACCATTGTCCATCTATATGTGCACTAAAAAGTTGAAATAGTACATCTAGGGTTGTGTATTGAAAGACGTTGTCATTGGCTACTTTTAATAATTACAGCATCACATGTTGATCATATAGAATAGTAGAGTCGAAATATCTCATACATCGATCTTAACTGATATCAGTCACAATTTAATCTTTATGGGTATCTCACAAATTAAGCAACAATCAacattcattgacaaccttactaTCAAAAGCTCATCATAAAGTCACATATTGAAATCCTAACTTGGATTAGACTCCACTAGCATTAGTCATCAACTAATCCAACTTCATTATTATATCTTATCTCCTTTTCATTATTGTGAAATTAATTTTGAGGCCTCACTATCATCAAGGAAGATTCATTCTCTCCTCTATACATTTTAGGCTTCGAGGAATGTTCTTTAGTACCACACTACTTTGTAGCCACAAAAATATATTAGAAGAGCATCCCCTATAGATACTTGCCTATTAATTAGCATAGATATTCCCTAATAGTTCACCAACTTTTTTTTCTTACTTTATCCACTCAAAACAATTAATGTTGACTAGTAATGTGTACAACTTTATTTACACAACAATCTTGTTATTTGAGGTAGCATATAAACAATATTAACACGTCATCACAGTGATGACAATAACAAAAATGTAAGACAATCAACAAAACAATGCATTTTACTGTGGAAATATCCTAAAAGGTAAAAATATGTAACATAAGAGAACAATTTGCTCCTTAAACTTCTATATTATAGTCATAAATACATTATACTAAGTTGAAGCCAACATATTCGCTTCAACATGACAAGTTAGATTGATAGACTATAGTGAAGTTTGCAACCTAAAAAATCTTGTTTCATATGATTTCTCTACATAATGAACATAATATGAAGATTACACTAAAAATTGCCCCTTCAACTTCCTACCTTATCCATTCTAATTGAAAATGTCACCTACCTTATCCATTCTAATTGAAAATGTCACTTGTAATAGTAAAACAATTTCAAACCATTGCTTATCTTTATTAGGTGAATTTAAAATTGGTGATTTCTATTAGAACCATGGTTTAGGAAGACATAGAACTAATGATTGCAAAATTGCCAAATAGATGGCTATGAAAACCATATGCATCAAAATGACATAATACACCAAGGTGGGAATACACAACTTCGTAAGGCAAAGCTAAAGAAAGTTGCTAGGTTTACTTGAATCTCAAATAAGGCATCCAAGATCAAGCCTTGGGGGATCATAAGAGAGATTCAAAATAAGGAACTCTCAATGAGACCTTGTGATGGCTAAGGAGTTTTCACGATAGAGTGTTAGATTGATTTTACATGTGTAGATAAAGATTCAATAGCTTTTGCAATATTACTATGTTATCTAAAAACGTTGCCAATTTGCCTACTAAGAGTTGGTTAACTAAGTGTAACAAGTTTGAGAACTCTATGAAATGTCCACAATATGTATAATTAAATGCAGTCCATTTGATTATTGGAGAGTTTGACTTCttgtaatgttttttttaatgGTGAATCTAATTTTAATTACTGCAGTCAAGGATGGAGGGATCAAAATGGACTATCCAGTCATGCAATATAATTCAAAACAACGAAAGCAATTGGAAGATATGTGCAACTTTATTGATCCAAAATAAAAACAATACATGCCCACGGGCCTTCTCATGGGCAAATTACAATAGGCCCCATTGGCCACACATGCAGGCTCATAGGTCGTCACATGCTTATGAAATACTTACATGCATAATTGACTCCAAATTGTAATTCTCTAACTACTTGGTTCCCTTCTACTGAATTCAAAGAATGATCAAATGCAAGCTCCAAGCTTTAGAAGTGATTTGTGTCAATCTCAATTAGGTCCTAGTTTTAATGTCGACTCAAAGTAGATGATGAAGCAACAAAGGTTAATGTGAAGggttgtggatctatttgggggaTATACTGACCCAAATCTGTCATGTGATGAGTTGTAAAGATTCTACAAGGTACAAAAGAGTTCCACGCACTAGCTCTCATAGGTCCAAGTTTAGGCTATTTGACTGAGTTAACTTTTGGTGAAGAGATCTTCTAAAAAATAAGCCCACAACTACTACCACCACGATATGTTGTACTAACATCACCTATTTTTCCATGTTCCAATCCGTAGGGCGAGATCAATTGTTGTAGTATAATGCAGTAAGGTTTACCAAGATGCTTCTGCATTAGACCCTGAGGTTATTTGAAAAATGTGCCTCACACATTGCCAGCTCTAGAAATGATCCAAGTCATTCCAATTCAACTTCTAAGTTCCATGTCACGCCCTCCATTGGCTTGCCTTCCACTGGCTAGATACTTCGTATACTCTTTTTTCCAAGCATTGCGCTGAGATTGGCTATCCAAAATCTACTCTATCTGCTATGGTTGTTGTTGTGATAACTAGTCTTGAAGACGGGATTTGTGTTGCTCTCGTTAGACTGTACTCCATAAAATTGGTAGAGATCTGCAATGTTCAAGATTGATGATATGCCAATGCCCTCTAGTAActcaacctcatatgcatttctagaattaAATCTTTGAAAAATCTTACacaatccaaacttcttcatcttcggCTTCTTGTAAGTGCTTGTTGGAAACCTCTCCTTTTGGAGATACACCATGACTTCACCCCCAGTGGAAAACTCTTTATGACATCTCTAAGCATCTACTTGGTCTTTGTATTTTTCATTCATAGTCTCCAGATGCTACTTGACTTGCTTGTAAATAGTCTCCATGTGATATGCAAATTATTCTGCTTTCACACTTGTTTTATCCTCTAAGATGTTGTCTATGAGTTTTGCAACTCCCTTAGGATGCAATCCAATAACAATCTCAAATGGTGTCTTCCATGTACTCTGGTTCACT encodes:
- the LOC131065990 gene encoding auxin-responsive protein IAA13-like — encoded protein: MDGIPIGRKVDLNAQDKYNSLPLTVEDMFQHKSFYFKNTVKDKHSNSTHWRLLDSASDYLLTYVDKDGDWMLLGDAPWENFVESVKRLRISHSTINGSSSELVGAKDYKKMNYRTRQFIDFVIPKGSKT
- the LOC131064722 gene encoding auxin-responsive protein IAA11 codes for the protein MSMSATPKARQPATLGFVYCLLMKTHGCPHINTCSSCLLPSAFLVALSILLSYIFLFLHSSPTVSFSTSFHKNSFKMTTSDVSSHLSVHSSASAETHQSVSEADLSLCLSLSPSANMGKGYPRVSGNESVGPVKESAEQKQLSEMGNGGWFKGRLKRVNSETIGGEEERKRRVVSLQLCEPSCEQVQGNIHSSLRTPAVGWPPLQTCRKNAVYAQQRSPPHENVEETTSGTSVECKRGSNFVKVVMDGMPIGRKVDLNAHNSYNSLALTLENMFQLPPILKDERNGRLLDSASDYLLTYVDKDGDWMLLGDAPWENFVKSVKRLRISHSTINGSSSELVGAKDYKKMNYRTRQFIDFVNAQRL